In a genomic window of Anoxybacter fermentans:
- the hfq gene encoding RNA chaperone Hfq yields MKNQFNLQDSFLNQVRRDNIGVTIYLVNGFQLKGYVKGFDNFTIILDSDGRQQMVYKHAISTIIPQVKVENLFSRFENKEEKDTEK; encoded by the coding sequence ATGAAAAACCAATTTAATCTACAAGATAGCTTTTTAAATCAGGTACGCCGGGATAATATCGGAGTTACCATCTATCTTGTAAATGGTTTTCAGTTAAAAGGTTATGTTAAAGGTTTTGATAATTTTACGATTATTCTTGACAGTGATGGACGCCAACAGATGGTGTATAAACATGCAATCTCTACAATAATTCCTCAGGTAAAAGTTGAAAATCTTTTCAGTCGATTCGAAAATAAGGAAGAAAAAGATACTGAGAAATAA